A region from the Brassica napus cultivar Da-Ae chromosome C8, Da-Ae, whole genome shotgun sequence genome encodes:
- the LOC106411575 gene encoding U-box domain-containing protein 3-like, with product MDPVPVRCLLNSISRYLHLVACQTIRYNPIQTRIGNVVHLLNLLKPFLDEVVDCKTPPDDDCLNSACEDLDSVVNQAREFLEDCSPKLSKLFGVFHCELLLEKVQTCSLKITGILLQLSQASSSVQGVERCMEEIECFKQERTLTEHINNALRNQTDDNDDLDSIIQMIGLVSNQDLLKESIAVEKEQMDQLIDLVSCIREHMLKTEFLEVAKGVSTPPYFRCPLSTELMVDPVIVASGQTFDRTSIKEWLDNGLAVCPRTRQVLSHQELIPNYTVKAMIESWLEANNITLAVNSGADASSIANNMGSNDFNRTESFRFSLRSSSFTSRSSVEAGNGFEKVKINVPASVSKDFEIFELSSQEQSYTHSRSESVCSVVSSVDYVPSLTSETQSLPMNQQSYSEASTNECSVQTMMTSHTIKLVEDLKTGSNKEKTAAAAEIRRLTINSVENRVHIGRCGAITPLLSLLYSEEKLTQEQAVTALLNLSISEVNKAMIVEAGAIEPLVHVLNTGNDRTKENSAATLFSLSVVQVNRERIGQCNAAIHALVSLLGKGTLRGKKDAASALFNLSITHENKARIVQAKAVKYLVEMLDPGLEMVDKAVALLANLSGVGEGRQEIVRGGGVPLLVETVDSGSGRGKENAASVLLQLCLNSPKFCTLVLQEGAIPPLVALSQSGTQRAKEKAQQLLSHFRNQRGARMKKGRS from the exons ATGGATCCTGTACCTGTCCGATGTCTTCTTAACAGCATATCTCGTTATCTTCATCTGGTAGCATGCCAGACTATAAGATATAACCCCATCCAAACACGTATTGGAAACGTGGTTCACTTGTTGAACCTCTTGAAACCGTTTCTAGATGAAGTTGTTGATTGCAAAACACCTCCTGATGATGACTGCTTAAACAGCGCGTGCGAAGACCTAGACTCCGTTGTGAACCAGGCTCGTGAGTTCTTAGAAGACTGTTCCCCAAAGTTGAGCAAGCTCTTTGGT GTGTTTCACTGTGAGCTTTTGTTGGAAAAAGTCCAGACTTGTTCACTGAAGATTACTGGCATACTTCTTCAGTTATCACAGGCAAGTTCAAGTGTACAAGGTGTTGAG CGGTGTATGGAGGAGATTGAGTGTTTTAAGCAAGAGAGGACATTAACCGAACACATTAACAATGCTTTACGGAATCAGACAGATGATAATGATGATCTTGACAGCATTATTCAAATGATTGGGTTGGTATCAAACCAGGACCTCTTAAAGGAAAGCATTGCTGTGGAGAAGGAGCAGATGGACCAACTGATAGATCTCGTCTCTTGCATCCGTGAACACATGCTCAAGACCGAGTTTCTTGAAGTGGCTAAAGGTGTCTCAACACCTCCTTACTTCCGGTGTCCTTTGTCTACAGAACTCATGGTTGATCCGGTGATAGTAGCTTCAGGACAGACATTCGACAGAACATCTATCAAGGAATGGCTTGACAACGGGTTAGCTGTTTGTCCCAGGACGAGGCAGGTGCTCTCTCATCAAGAACTCATTCCAAACTACACAGTTAAGGCTATGATTGAGAGTTGGTTGGAGGCAAACAATATCACCCTTGCTGTTAACTCCGGTGCTGATGCTTCATCCATAGCTAATAACATGGGTTCTAATGACTTCAACCGCACAGAGAGCTTTCGTTTCTCTTTAAGAAGCAGTAGTTTTACCTCAAGATCATCTGTTGAAGCTGGAAATGGGTTTGAGAAAGTGAAGATCAACGTGCCTGCTAGTGTAAGCAAGGACTTTGAGATCTTTGAACTTTCTTCTCAGGAGCAGTCTTATACTCATAGCAGGAGTGAATCAGTTTGCAGTGTTGTCTCTTCGGTTGATTACGTTCCTTCCTTGACAAGTGAGACACAAAGCTTACCGATGAACCAACAAAGCTATAGTGAAGCGAGTACTAACGAGTGTTCTGTACAAACAATGATGACTTCACATACCATAAAGTTGGTAGAAGATCTTAAAACCGGATCTAACAAAGAGAAgactgctgctgctgctgagaTACGTCGTCTGACCATCAACAGCGTTGAGAATCGTGTCCACATTGGGCGTTGCGGTGCCATCACTCCACTGCTTTCACTTCTATACTCGGAAGAGAAGCTAACGCAAGAACAAGCAGTCACAGCTCTCCTGAATCTTTCCATTAGTGAAGTAAACAAAGCCATGATTGTGGAAGCTGGAGCTATAGAGCCGCTTGTTCACGTTCTGAACACAGGAAACGACAGAACCAAAGAGAACTCAGCAGCTACATTGTTCAGTCTTTCTGTTGTCCAAGTCAACAGGGAGAGAATAGGGCAGTGTAACGCGGCGATACATGCTCTGGTGAGTCTTCTTGGGAAGGGAACGTTGAGAGGGAAGAAAGACGCTGCTTCTGCTTTGTTCAATCTCTCTATAACTCATGAGAACAAGGCTCGGATCGTGCAAGCTAAGGCGGTTAAGTATCTTGTGGAGATGTTGGATCCGGGTTTGGAGATGGTTGATAAAGCGGTTGCTCTTCTTGCGAATCTTTCTGGAGTTGGGGAAGGGCGTCAAGAGATTGTTAGGGGAGGTGGGGTTCCGTTGCTTGTTGAAACTGTTGATTCAGGGTCTGGGAGAGGGAAAGAGAATGCAGCTTCTGTGCTGCTTCAGTTGTGTTTGAATAGTCCTAAGTTTTGCACTTTGGTTTTGCAAGAAGGTGCTATACCTCCGCTTGTTGCCTTGTCTCAGTCTGGTACACAGAGAGCGAAAGAGAAG GCACAGCAACTACTAAGCCACTTCAGGAACCAGCGTGGTGCAAGGATGAAGAAAGGTAGATCATGA